The sequence below is a genomic window from Pseudomonas cannabina.
TGCTTGATGCGGTGAGTGAGTTGAATGTTCACTGTCGTGCTAACGCGTCGGTATTCATGTCGTGACGCTCCGCCTCACATAGCGGTTCTGCGATGTCAGTCGGATATGTTCACGACTCAAGGCACCTTTTCGCCCCTTGGCGAGTGACTTTGAAGGATCAAAGTAACCAATGGTGCTGAGCACCTGTGGGAGCGGACTTGTCCGCGAAGAGGCCGGTACAGTCCCGAAAAACAGCGCATTGCCTCTCGTTCCCACGCTCTGCCATAAAGCAGTTCTGCGACGTCAGTGATGGTTGTTTACGACTCAAGGCACCTTTTCGCCCCTCGGCGAGTGACTTTGAAGGATCAAAGTAACCAATGGTACTGAGCACCTGTGGGAGCGGACTTGTCCGCGAAGAGGCCGGTACAGTCCCGAAACCAGCGCATTGCCTCTCGTTCCCACGCTCTGCCATAAAGCAGTTCTGCGAGGTCAGTGATGGTTGTTTACGACTCAAGGCACCTTCTCGCCCCTCGGCGAGTGACTTTGAAGGATCAAAGTAACCAATGGTGCTGAGCACCTGTGGGAGCGGACTTGTCCGCGAAGAGGCCGGTACAGTCCCGAAAAACAGCGCATTGCCTCTCGTTCCCACGCTCTGCCATAAAGCAGTTCTGCGACGTCAGTGATGGTTGTTTACGACTCAAGGCACCTTTTCACCCCTCGGCGAGTTACTTTGATGGGGCCAAAGTAACCAAACCCCTTGGCTCCGTTTCCGGCCCGACTTCGTCGGGTTCCTTCGTCCTGACACTGATCCGGGGCCCGCCGCAACGGGCCATCCATGGCCCGAATGCGGCTAACTCGGCATCCACGCCGAGTTTCTCCCGGATCAGCGTCAGGACTCAGCCGTCACTTACGTCGCAATCTGCGTCGTCAGTGCCAGCGCGATAAAAACGCGCTTTCTTTTATGTGCAGTGACTGAGGGGAAGGCATGACACGATCGGACGCAGTGCGTCCAGAAATGCATCGCCACACGGAGCGTAGCGACGATAATCATGCGCGTGGAGGCGCTTACTGAATTGGTCTGAACAGGTGTGCATGCCCGGCCCGATACAGCGAGGACTCACTGAACGTGTCGGCGGCCAGCACGCGGCCGACGAGGATCAGTGCGGTGCGTCGGAAACCTTTGGCCTGCACTTTTTCCCCGATATCTTCCAGCGTACCGATGACCCAGTCCTGATCCGGCCAGCTGGCACGATGCACCACCGCAATCGGGCAGTCGGCGCCGTAATGCGGGGTCAACTCCTCGACAATTCTGTGCAGGTTATTCACGCCCAGATGAATCGCCATGGTCGCCTTATGGCTGGCCAGACTAGCCAGCTCCTCACCACTCGGCATCGACGTCTTGCCGGCATAGCGGGTCAGAATCACGCTCTGGGAAACGTCCGGCAGCGTCAGTTCAACGCCCAGTAACGCAGCACAGGCGGCAGTCGCCGTCACTCCCGGAATGATTTCGTAAGGTATGTTCAGTTCACGCAAATGACGAATCTGCTCGCCGATGGCACCATACAGGCTCGGGTCGCCTGAATGTACCCGAGCGACGTCCTGACCCTGCGCATCTGCCGCCTTGATCAAGTCAATGATCTGCTCCAGATGCAGTTCGGCACTGTTGGTCACCTGGATCGCCTGATTGCCTTCCAGCACGGCCAGTGGCACCAGTGAGCCGGCATAAATGATCACCGGACAGCTGCGGATCAGACGCTGGCCCTTGACGGTGATCAATTCGGGATCGCCGGGGCCTGCGCCGATGAAATAGACGGTCAAAGAATTCTCCGGAAATGAATGCGCGAGGGCTGCAATTATCCGCCTGTAACCGGGCAGGTTGCCAAGGCAAATGTCACCTGCGCGCTTTTTTGCCGTTCGATCACCAGTCGCGCCGTGCCATCGCCCAATTGCGCGGCCAGTGCCAGTGCCGAACCTTCGGCAACACCATGACAACCCGTCGTCTGAAAGACCTGAGCGGAGCGGTGCGTCAGATGCAGCTCCCACGCCACCAGTTGCGCTGCGTTGAAAAACACCAGCGGTACTGACAGTTGCGCGGCCAGTTCGATGAGGCCCGGCTCCTGATCCTTCAAGTCGATCGATGCCAGCGCGCTGATGCTGTCGATCTCCAGATCAATCGCGTGAAGATTGTTCTCGATCAACTCGCGTAAGGTCGCCGCCGAACAGCCGCGCCGACAGCCCAGCCCGACCACCAGCGGCGCGCCGGGTTGAACGGCCGGTGGATCAGGCCTGATGCTGGTCGGCATCATGTGCGTGTGCAGTGTTCAACTGAGCATCGCCTCTGCGGAACAGCCAGGCGCTGATCAGGCCCATCGCAACCCAGAACAGTGCGTTGGTCAGCAGCGAAGCGACCATGAACTGCGATTCCAGCGACTCAGGTGCAAGGCTTTCATGAACCAGCGGTTGCGGCGCGCCAATCACGTGTGGCACGACCATAATCGCCAGCCCCAGTGCTTTCAGCAGGCGGTTCTGACCAAACACCAGCAAGGCCAGCCCGACCGCTGTAGATGCGGCAGTGCCGATCCACCATGCCTGACGCTGACTCAACTCCGCAGCAGCGGTACCCGGCAGTTCTGGCGGCAGACCCAGGGTCGGTGCCAGCACGAACACGGCAAAACCGGCCAGTCCCCACCACGCGCCCTGCGCAGTGCGGTCCGGTGAGCGCAGGGTGTAAAGCCCGGCCAGCATCAGCGCAAAACCGACGGCGACCACCAGATTGCCACCGGTGGTGGACAGCACGCGCTGCCAGCCGTCTTCGGGCTCCCAAGCCGCTTCGTCATGCGCATGGCTGTGTTCAGCCACGGCACCCTCGGCATGCTCGTGCAACTGTTCGGCTGAAGCATTTTCATAGGTTTCAGCCTGCTGGATCAGCGGGACGACCCACAGGCTTTGCAGCAGTGTCAGCAGCAGGGCTGCAAGCAGGCCGGTGAAACCGGCTGTCTGGGCGATTCGCTTGAACATTGTATTGTCCTCAATGGCAAGGGAATGCGGCGCTGTGACGGGTGTCGTGTGCCGCATTGTGCACGGCGGCAATGTGCGAGAACCCGGCGAAATAGACCAGACACGCACCCAGCACGGCGGCGCTGATCGCGGCGGTCAGTCGTTGGGTCTGGGTGGCGCTGGTGACGGCCGTCTGGCTGCTGCTGATGGTGGACATGGCGTTCCCTCTTGAGTAGTGGCAAGTGGGCCATGCGCACGCGAACCCACTGACGAACGTCAGAGGTTTCGACTGCGCCCGCCCACCGCGGGTGTGTCATTGAAAAAATATCGGGCCGGTCTCCGGGCTCGCGAGGGGCTTGAACAGTGGTGTGTTCAGGCCTGCAAGGTCACCTTCCCATGCCGTGGCACAGTGGATCAGACCTTCTCTCGCTTACCGTTGCGGGGGCAGCACCGGACTTGCTCAAAGCTTGAGCGCACCGGTTTCCCGTTTCACCCCGTGAGGGGCACCCGAAATCAGGCGCACAGGAGAGCATGGGCGACTGGGCATCGTCAATCTGAACGATTGACCTGTCTGCGGTCACTGCGTAGCCTTGCCGGCTCGAGGTTCTCCATTCGTAAAACGTTACATATGGAGCTAAGACGGGAATGCGGTACATGCCGCAGCTGCCCCCGCAAC
It includes:
- the cobM gene encoding precorrin-4 C(11)-methyltransferase, which produces MTVYFIGAGPGDPELITVKGQRLIRSCPVIIYAGSLVPLAVLEGNQAIQVTNSAELHLEQIIDLIKAADAQGQDVARVHSGDPSLYGAIGEQIRHLRELNIPYEIIPGVTATAACAALLGVELTLPDVSQSVILTRYAGKTSMPSGEELASLASHKATMAIHLGVNNLHRIVEELTPHYGADCPIAVVHRASWPDQDWVIGTLEDIGEKVQAKGFRRTALILVGRVLAADTFSESSLYRAGHAHLFRPIQ
- a CDS encoding CbtA family protein, with the translated sequence MFKRIAQTAGFTGLLAALLLTLLQSLWVVPLIQQAETYENASAEQLHEHAEGAVAEHSHAHDEAAWEPEDGWQRVLSTTGGNLVVAVGFALMLAGLYTLRSPDRTAQGAWWGLAGFAVFVLAPTLGLPPELPGTAAAELSQRQAWWIGTAASTAVGLALLVFGQNRLLKALGLAIMVVPHVIGAPQPLVHESLAPESLESQFMVASLLTNALFWVAMGLISAWLFRRGDAQLNTAHAHDADQHQA
- a CDS encoding cobalamin biosynthesis protein yields the protein MPTSIRPDPPAVQPGAPLVVGLGCRRGCSAATLRELIENNLHAIDLEIDSISALASIDLKDQEPGLIELAAQLSVPLVFFNAAQLVAWELHLTHRSAQVFQTTGCHGVAEGSALALAAQLGDGTARLVIERQKSAQVTFALATCPVTGG
- a CDS encoding CbtB domain-containing protein — protein: MSTISSSQTAVTSATQTQRLTAAISAAVLGACLVYFAGFSHIAAVHNAAHDTRHSAAFPCH